A genome region from Leptodactylus fuscus isolate aLepFus1 chromosome 6, aLepFus1.hap2, whole genome shotgun sequence includes the following:
- the LOC142209749 gene encoding taste receptor type 1 member 2-like — protein MRFAVEEINNDSKLLPNITLGYNVFDTCYLYNNIQPALNFISRDYIIDPSRGFTQYVPNVISVIGPDSSDAAETTANIFNLLLLPQINIFATSKIMSELRLPSCFQTIPSSRVQQQAIRDILNHFNWTWIAVLGSSDEYGYEGVQQFVEFTSNTNICIAYADFIPIKALGEEVKWENSVYNIVSNISLINVNVILVFSTDIVLLEFFKEVVELDIPSKIWLATETWSLSTDIYDLPDIRKLGLVLGIALQYVKIPGFDKFLMNVYYQNRSSFGKSRAEENCNQKCDGCLNTSLSNFLGDSDRVSFSIYAAVYAVAHALHKVLGCNETYCKMKEVFPWQVTKALGQVNFSLLNNVINFNIYGDSPTGYDIIFWNRLGGTTFETVGTYSGSGDLNIQSDKINWQTENNVIPSSVCSPDCLPGQEKQQKGQYKCCFICVSCVAGTYLNKNGTCESCGADQWSTERSTFCYNKARYFLKWNEVMTISLFVATIVGMLLTVVVIVTFIVHLSSPVVKAAGGRMCFLMLISLMVAFLSVLAYLGEPSNIRCIMRYPIYSIALTICFSYISIRSFQIVCIFKMASKLPATYDYWVKQNGQYICLAILSGVQVLISCLWIFINPPIVSTKPLSSDTVLLDCSQFGSVYNILQYSYNALLSLICFTFAYMGKELPKNYSEAKCITFAMLIFFVVCISFFTAQLIDVGEYGIPINAGLALVSLMGINGGYFFPKCYIIFWKPQFNTTKHFQTTIQSYTKRGSGSTK, from the exons ATGAGATTTGCAGTGGAGGAGATTAACAATGATAGCAAACTTCTACCCAACATAACTTTGGGATATAATGTCTTTGACACTTGTTACTTATATAATAATATCCAGCCAGCTCTGAATTTCATTTCACGAGACTACATCATTGACCCTTCGAGGGGTTTTACACAATACGTCCCCAATGTGATCTCTGTGATTGGTCCAGATAGCAGTGATGCTGCCGAGACCACGGCCAACATTTTTAACCTACTGCTTCTTCCACAA ATCAACATTTTTGCTACCAGTAAGATAATGAGCGAGCTGAGGCTGCCGTCCTGTTTCCAGACCATTCCCAGCAGCAGGGTGCAGCAGCAGGCCATAAGAGACATCCTCAACCACTTTAACTGGACTTGGATCGCTGTGCTGGGAAGTTCGGATGAATATGGATACGAAGGAGTCCAGCAGTTTGTAGAATTCACATCCAATACCAATATCTGTATTGCCTATGCAGACTTTATACCCATCAAAGCATTGGGCGAAGAGGTGAAATGGGAAAATTCCGTATATAACATTGTCTCCAACATCTCCCTTATTAACGTCAATGTCATCTTAGTGTTCTCCACAGATATCGTCCTTCTGGAGTTCTTCAAAGAGGTGGTGGAACTGGATATTCCTTCCAAGATCTGGCTGGCTACAGAGACTTGGTCATTGTCTACAGACATTTATGATTTGCCAGATATAAGAAAATTAGGTTTGGTCTTGGGCATCGCTCTACAATATGTGAAGATCCCGGGATTTGATAAATTTCTCATGAATGTATACTATCAAAATAGGAGCAGTTTTGGAAAGTCAAGAGCAGAAGAAAACTGCAACCAGAAGTGCGATGGCTGCCTCAATACATCTCTGAGCAACTTTTTGGGTGACTCGGATAGAGTCAGCTTCAGCATCTATGCGGCTGTGTATGCAGTGGCACATGCCCTACATAAAGTGCTTGGTTGTAATGAAACATACTGCAAGatgaaagaggttttcccatggcAA GTCACTAAAGCTCTGGGACAGGTAAACTTTTCATTGCTGAACAATGTGATAAACTTCAACATATATGGCGACTCACCTACTGGATATGACATTATCTTCTGGAATAGATTGGGTGGAACGACATTTGAGACTGTTGGGACCTATAGTGGTTCGGGAGACCTCAATATCCAGTCTGATAAGATAAATTGGCAAACAGAAAACAATGTG ATTCCTTCATCGGTGTGCTCGCCAGACTGCCTACCAGGGCAGGAGAAACAACAAAAGGGGCAATACAAATGTTGTTTTATATGTGTGAGCTGTGTGGCGGGAACTTATCTCAATAAGAATG GTACCTGTGAGAGCTGCGGTGCAGACCAGTGGTCCACAGAGCGTAGCACCTTCTGCTATAACAAGGCTCGGTACTTCTTGAAATGGAATGAAGTTATGACCATCTCCTTATTTGTGGCAACAATAGTGGGGATGTTGCTAACAGTGGTTGTTATTGTCACCTTCATTGTCCACTTATCCAGTCCCGTGGTGAAGGCTGCGGGCGGTAGAATGTGCTTCCTTATGCTTATATCATTGATGGTAGCCTTTCTTAGCGTCTTGGCCTACCTTGGAGAGCCTAGCAACATCAGGTGCATCATGAGATATCCAATATATAGCATTGCCCTCACCATCTGCTTCTCCTACATTTCAATACGGTCCTTTCAGATAGTCTGTATATTTAAGATGGCTTCAAAGTTGCCAGCCACCTACGACTACTGGGTAAAACAGAACGGGCAGTACATCTGTCTGGCCATCCTTTCCGGGGTTCAGGTTTTGATCTCTTGTCTGTGGATTTTTATTAATCCTCCTATTGTGTCTACAAAGCCACTGAGCTCAGATACAGTTCTTCTGGACTGCAGCCAGTTCGGATCTGTCTACAATATCCTTCAGTACAGTTATAATGCGCTTCTAAGTCTCATATGTTTTACATTTGCTTATATGGGCAAAGAATTGCCCAAAAACTACAGCGAAGCCAAATGCATCACTTTCGCcatgttgattttttttgtggtttgcaTCTCCTTCTTTACGGCTCAGCTTATTGATGTGGGTGAGTATGGCATCCCAATAAATGCAGGCCTGGCTTTAGTCAGTCTTATGGGTATAAATGGAGGGTATTTCTTTCCAAAATGCTATATCATCTTCTGGAAGCCTCAGTTTAATACCACAAAGCACTTCCAAACCACCATCCAGTCCTATACTAAGAGAGGGAGTGGGAGCACAAAGTAA
- the LOC142208854 gene encoding taste receptor type 1 member 3-like gives MIFYIIFILRLNARFVLSTHEPVAYQIFKKPGEFMIGGLFPFHSNVNDLESHWKPEPLTCSSLNPTGFLQALAMKFALEEINNSTTLLPGESLGYEVYDTCLNPLAILHPVLLFLARNGTEEVEMSCNLTEYKTRVLAVIGPSSTEVATVSMKLFSIFRIPQISYSVTADIFSDKSTYPAFYRTVPSDQKQVAGMVTLMTFFGWNWIAAIASADDYGETALRQFSSSGMSSGICIAYEGLIPTYLSVSDTSTVIEDILDKIEQTDVKVVLVFASLTQSVAVFKEVIMRNMTRVWIGSASWILSQSILSLPGIERVGTVIGFFPSAHTVSGFDGYLRNMISQTYPQFSDVFQGITLEPDKIPIILNPLTALHAHSVYTAVYAVAFALHKLLNCTSVKCNKQESNIYAWKLLKEVKKVDFSIFNTSFKFDSNGNPNTGYDIVTYSMSGMGFTKIGTYNKEMGLDSTLINWGTPDNVVPESQCSGNCSRGQVRRVKGTHSCCFDCVDCQEGMFQSSEDEYQCQPCPMGQWSNVRSTSCTNPTYMYLQWGHLSVIFLLLFSFVIFGLVLGTIILFFQHRHSPLVRASGGHMCCFSLLSLLAVNLSIILFIGKPTDVECKLQQPLPAMGFTCCLSTLSIKALQVMLVTDFKDVPTKYIQWLKTIGTWSFLIFSMVIQGLFCTWYILSAPSLYQNEQVTFLYKYLKCEITNVFCFFLMFGYNGILALVSFMLNCVAQAPPGQYNLARDITFSTLAYLLIWIVFVPVYAVVTDGNQLLLQMVVTLVSSSGIMLGYFAPKCYILLLKPEMASEEYFKIYNN, from the exons ATGATCTTCTACATCATCTTCATATTAAGACTCAATGCAAGGTTTGTGCTGTCAACCCATGAGCCTGTGGCCTACCAAATATTTAAGAAGCCTGGAGAATTCATGATAGGAGGTTTGTTCCCTTTTCACAGCAATGTTAATGACTTGGAAAGCCATTGGAAGCCAGAACCTCTGACATGTTCAAG CTTGAACCCTACAGGTTTTCTTCAGGCTTTGGCAATGAAATTTGCTTTAGAAGAAATTAACAACAGCACGACTCTACTTCCAGGGGAGTCTTTGGGCTATGAGGTTTATGACACTTGTCTTAATCCTCTGGCTATTCTACATCCAGTACTGCTGTTCTTAGCTAGAAATGGGACAGAAGAGGTGGAGATGAGCTGCAATCTGACGGAGTATAAAACCCGAGTTCTGGCTGTGATCGGACCTTCATCCACTGAGGTGGCCACTGTCAGTATGAAGTTGTTCAGCATCTTTAGAATTCCGCAA ATCAGTTATTCTGTGACTGCTGATATATTTAGTGATAAAAGTACATACCCAGCCTTCTACAGAACTGTGCCGAGTGATCAAAAACAAGTGGCTGGGATGGTTACATTGATGACATTCTTCGGATGGAACTGGATAGCTGCAATCGCCAGTGCGGACGATTACGGTGAAACTGCCCTTCGACAGTTCTCTTCTTCTGGAATGTCTAGTGGCATCTGCATTGCTTATGAAGGCCTAATTCCAACGTATCTCTCTGTCTCCGACACAAGCACTGTCATAGAGGACATCTTAGACAAGATTGAGCAGACTGACGTAAAAGTAGTGCTTGTTTTTGCATCATTGACCCAATCGGTAGCTGTCTTCAAGGAGGTTATTATGCGCAATATGACAAGGGTATGGATAGGAAGTGCATCCTGGATCCTATCCCAAAGTATTCTTTCCTTACCAGGCATTGAGCGTGTGGGCACAGTCATTGGGTTCTTTCCAAGTGCCCACACTGTTTCAGGATTTGATGGGTATTTAAGAAATATGATCTCACAAACATACCCACAATTCAGTGATGTCTTTCAAGGGATTACTCTTGAACCTGACAAAATCCCTATAATTTTGAACCCGCTGACAGCTTTGCATGCACATAGTGTTTACACGGCGGTCTATGCAGTGGCCTTTGCATTACATAAGCTCCTGAATTGCACCTCTGTCAAATGCAACAAACAAGAATCTAACATCTACGCATGGAAG CTGCTCAAGGAGGTGAAGAAAGTAGATTTCTCCATCTTTAACACGTCATTCAAGTTCGACAGCAATGGAAACCCTAATACTGGCTACGATATAGTGACCTATAGCATGTCTGGGATGGGCTTCACCAAAATCGGAACCTACAACAAAGAAATGGGGTTGGACAGCACTCTTATTAACTGGGGAACTCCTGATAACGTG GTTCCCGAGTCTCAGTGTTCAGGAAACTGCTCACGAGGACAAGTAAGAAGAGTGAAAGGAACCCATTCTTGCTGTTTTGACTGCGTTGACTGCCAAGAAGGAATGTTTCAGTCTAGTGAAG ATGAATATCAATGTCAGCCATGTCCTATGGGTCAGTGGTCTAATGTAAGGAGCACCAGTTGCACCAACCCAACCTACATGTATTTACAATGGGGTCACCTCTCCGTCatatttcttcttctcttctctttcGTCATCTTCGGTCTTGTCCTTGGAACCATCATTCTCTTTTTCCAACATAGACATAGTCCTCTGGTCAGAGCCTCCGGAGGTCACATGTGctgcttctctcttctttctttgttGGCTGTCAATCTCAGCATCATCCTTTTTATTGGTAAACCTACTGATGTTGAGTGCAAGTTGCAGCAACCACTCCCAGCTATGGGTTTTACGTGTTGCCTGTCTACATTGTCGATTAAAGCCCTCCAAGTCATGTTGGTGACTGATTTTAAAGATGTTCCCACCAAATATATCCAGTGGTTGAAGACCATAGGAACATGGTCTTTTTTGATTTTTAGTATGGTCATCCAGGGCTTGTTTTGTACGTGGTACATTCTCAGTGCACCCTCTTTGTACCAAAATGAACAGGTCACGTTTCTCTATAAGTATCTCAAATGTGAGATAACCAATGTTTTCTGCTTCTTCTTGATGTTTGGATACAATGGAATACTCGCTCTTGTCTCCTTCATGTTAAATTGTGTCGCCCAAGCTCCACCTGGTCAGTACAACCTGGCAAGAGATATCACGTTCTCCACATTGGCGTATCTGCTAATATGGATCGTCTTTGTTCCTGTCTATGCCGTGGTCACAGATGGGAACCAACTTTTGCTTCAAATGGTTGTGACTCTGGTGAGTTCTTCTGGTATAATGTTGGGTTATTTTGCTCCAAAATGTTATATTCTTCTATTGAAACCAGAAATGGCATCTGAAGAATATTTCAAAATTTACAATAATTAA